In Limosilactobacillus sp. WILCCON 0051, a single window of DNA contains:
- a CDS encoding MFS transporter gives MDTAKKPEEIKLDKSGRIRFTAGFFVCAILWMTGLAIVSAVLLPQHLRDIAGEAASTTIFGYVNAATAIASLVANLLFGNLSDRTRSRFGRRTPWIFWGAILAGVTLFLIGIVDNAWLIGIIYCVCMFGLNMMLAPVIATLSDRVPDDMRATMSAFNSAGTTVGSSLGTLIGAKFITIQIPGFATAGILMGLAGIATIVVWPREKSSKDLPPVEGGFKEFLASFRPPMHNARDFWLAFTGRTLLIFSYYMILNYQLYILESYIGQSKTAAAATISIMSVVTMVVALIGSLTSGAISDKLGRRKIPVNIASLLLAIGYLLPWVMKTSFSMILFAGFAGLGYAVYGAVDQALNVDVLPNKEEAGKDLGILNIATTLGQTAGPIVTSALVGMAGYSLVFPVAIAFAVLACVFIQMIRCVK, from the coding sequence ATGGATACTGCTAAAAAACCAGAAGAAATCAAGTTAGATAAAAGCGGGCGCATCCGCTTTACGGCCGGCTTCTTTGTCTGCGCCATTCTTTGGATGACGGGGCTGGCAATCGTTTCGGCCGTCTTATTGCCGCAGCACCTGCGCGACATTGCCGGCGAGGCCGCCTCAACGACCATCTTTGGCTACGTCAACGCGGCTACGGCCATTGCCTCTTTGGTTGCCAATCTGCTGTTTGGGAATCTGTCTGACCGGACGCGTTCTCGGTTTGGCCGCCGGACGCCCTGGATCTTTTGGGGCGCCATCTTAGCCGGTGTAACCCTGTTTTTGATCGGGATCGTCGACAACGCCTGGCTGATTGGGATCATCTACTGTGTCTGCATGTTCGGCTTGAACATGATGCTGGCACCAGTCATTGCAACATTGTCTGATCGAGTGCCAGACGACATGCGGGCTACGATGTCGGCATTCAACTCGGCTGGGACGACGGTCGGCTCTTCATTAGGGACGCTGATCGGGGCCAAGTTCATTACGATTCAGATCCCCGGTTTTGCGACGGCCGGTATCTTGATGGGTCTGGCCGGAATTGCCACGATCGTTGTCTGGCCGCGGGAAAAGTCTTCTAAAGACCTGCCACCAGTCGAGGGCGGCTTCAAGGAGTTCTTAGCCTCATTTCGTCCGCCAATGCACAACGCGCGCGACTTTTGGCTGGCCTTCACCGGACGGACGCTGCTGATCTTCAGCTACTACATGATCTTAAACTACCAGCTTTACATTCTGGAAAGCTACATTGGTCAAAGCAAGACGGCCGCGGCGGCGACGATCTCCATCATGTCGGTAGTCACAATGGTCGTTGCCTTGATTGGCTCTTTGACTTCAGGCGCGATCTCAGACAAATTGGGCCGGCGCAAGATTCCGGTCAACATTGCCTCGCTGCTATTGGCAATCGGCTATCTGCTGCCATGGGTCATGAAGACTTCATTTTCCATGATTCTGTTTGCCGGTTTTGCCGGGCTGGGCTATGCCGTCTATGGTGCCGTTGACCAGGCCTTAAACGTTGACGTCTTGCCAAACAAAGAAGAAGCCGGCAAGGACCTCGGGATCTTAAACATTGCCACGACGCTTGGGCAGACGGCTGGACCGATCGTTACCAGTGCTTTGGTTGGCATGGCCGGCTACAGCCTGGTCTTCCCAGTAGCAATTGCCTTTGCCGTTTTGGCCTGCGTCTTCATTCAGATGATTCGTTGCGTTAAATAA
- a CDS encoding L-ribulose-5-phosphate 4-epimerase produces the protein MLEELKQEVYEANMQLPKLGLVSFTWGNVSGIDREKGLYVIKPSGVPYDELKPEDMVVVNLKGEVVEGDMNPSSDTPTHTYLYNHFPKIGGIVHTHSPWAVSFAAANMDVPALNTTHADTFYTDVPAADALTKEEIEEDYEGNTGKTIVRTFKERGLDYEATPAALVSQHGPFAWGPTPDKAVYNAKVLEVVAEEDYHAMQLTRQNLELPQYLLDKHYYRKHGANAYYGQNNAHSKDHAKREN, from the coding sequence ATGCTTGAAGAATTAAAACAAGAAGTCTATGAAGCCAACATGCAGCTGCCCAAGCTGGGACTGGTTTCATTTACGTGGGGCAATGTTTCAGGAATCGATCGTGAAAAGGGGCTGTACGTCATCAAGCCATCTGGAGTTCCATATGATGAGCTGAAGCCAGAAGACATGGTTGTCGTCAACTTGAAGGGCGAGGTCGTAGAAGGTGACATGAACCCATCTTCCGACACGCCAACGCACACTTATCTGTACAACCATTTCCCAAAGATTGGCGGGATCGTGCACACGCACTCGCCATGGGCCGTTTCGTTTGCGGCGGCCAACATGGACGTCCCAGCACTGAACACGACGCATGCTGATACCTTCTATACCGACGTGCCAGCTGCCGATGCTCTGACCAAAGAAGAGATTGAAGAAGACTACGAAGGCAACACGGGCAAGACGATCGTGCGGACGTTTAAAGAACGCGGCTTGGACTATGAAGCAACGCCAGCCGCATTGGTCTCACAGCACGGACCATTTGCCTGGGGACCAACGCCAGACAAGGCCGTCTACAATGCCAAGGTGCTGGAGGTAGTAGCTGAAGAGGACTATCATGCCATGCAATTGACGCGTCAAAACCTGGAGCTGCCGCAGTATCTGCTGGACAAGCACTACTACCGCAAGCACGGTGCCAATGCCTACTATGGTCAAAACAACGCGCATTCCAAGGATCATGCCAAGCGTGAAAACTAA
- a CDS encoding GntR family transcriptional regulator — protein sequence MAEIKYEIIRKAIQKEIESGKYQVGDKLPTESNLMETFGVSRYTVRRAISELQNAHYVYRIQGGGMYVDDWQDSQQPPKANNKMIGLVTTHLVDYIFPNIISGIDRIVSAHGYSLIVSNTHNQRENERRSLERLLDTQIAGLIVEPTQSALANTNMDLYQKIAQSHLPMVFINAHYPQLQAPYLEIKDKKAEYEMTKYLIKQGHKRILGIFQVDDLQGTRRMEGFINAYMEYPDISYLSETVMYQSGQDMNRIFQRVTQIMERPDHPTAIVCYNDALAIQVMDVVRSAGLKIPEDVSIVGFDDYVLGRYFTPRLTTIEHPKEKMGLDAGRMIMSLIDGEEVKPIEYDAKLIFNDSVRKLN from the coding sequence ATGGCAGAGATTAAATATGAAATTATCAGAAAAGCAATTCAAAAAGAGATCGAGTCCGGCAAGTATCAAGTCGGCGACAAGCTGCCCACGGAATCAAACCTGATGGAAACGTTTGGCGTCAGCCGCTATACGGTCAGACGGGCAATCAGCGAGCTGCAGAACGCGCATTACGTCTACCGAATCCAAGGTGGCGGCATGTATGTTGATGATTGGCAGGACAGCCAACAGCCGCCTAAAGCCAACAACAAAATGATCGGGTTGGTGACGACGCATCTGGTTGACTACATCTTTCCCAACATTATCAGCGGGATTGACCGAATCGTTTCTGCGCATGGGTATTCTTTAATCGTCAGCAATACGCACAACCAAAGAGAAAATGAACGGCGCAGTCTGGAGCGGCTGCTTGATACGCAGATTGCTGGACTGATCGTGGAACCGACGCAAAGTGCGCTGGCCAACACCAATATGGATCTTTATCAAAAAATCGCCCAGAGTCATTTGCCAATGGTTTTTATCAACGCCCACTACCCGCAGCTGCAGGCGCCTTATTTGGAAATCAAGGATAAAAAAGCTGAATACGAGATGACTAAGTATTTGATCAAACAAGGCCACAAGCGGATCTTGGGTATTTTTCAGGTTGATGATCTGCAGGGAACGCGCCGGATGGAAGGCTTTATCAATGCCTATATGGAATACCCTGACATCTCGTACTTGAGTGAGACCGTCATGTATCAGTCGGGGCAGGATATGAATCGGATTTTTCAGCGCGTGACTCAAATTATGGAACGGCCTGATCATCCAACGGCAATCGTCTGCTATAACGATGCCTTGGCAATTCAAGTAATGGACGTGGTGCGCTCAGCTGGCCTAAAGATTCCTGAAGACGTCAGCATTGTTGGTTTTGACGACTATGTTTTGGGACGCTACTTTACGCCGCGTCTGACGACGATTGAGCACCCTAAAGAAAAAATGGGACTAGATGCTGGCCGGATGATTATGAGTTTGATCGATGGTGAAGAGGTTAAGCCGATTGAATATGATGCCAAACTGATTTTTAATGATTCAGTGCGTAAATTAAACTAA
- a CDS encoding glycoside hydrolase family 3 C-terminal domain-containing protein, with amino-acid sequence MTKVDLNFVEGLTLEERADLVSGTDFWFTAKVSGMDPMLMTDGPSGLRKQVNVHSAMDQSIEAVCFPCSALTASSFDDQMLEKLGEQLGTAARAEKIGVLLGPGVNIKRSPLAGRNFEYFSEDPLLAGRMGTAYVKGVQSTGVGVSVKHFATNNREDQRFTNSSDVDERTLREIYLAQFERIVKQAHPATIMCSYNKLNGVQVSQNQRLLTNILRDEWGYQGLVMSDWGAVVDHTAAIKAGLDLEMPGKGEASKEEIIRAVKEGRLQESTLNRSALRVLEMAERYGHPKTPAPVYDMEAQHEFARQLADDSIVLLKNENQELPLSDSAKLAVIGELAQKPRFEGGGSSHVNAHRVVTPKEAMPDHAVYAQGYRLDSDQADEQLTKEAMELAKNSDQVVFFAGFPETMESEGFDKQSISLPANQNELIEQLLTVNPHVIVVLQNGSAVEMPWEPKTPAVVETYLAGEAVGEATWDILSGRVNPSGKLSETFPKQLADNPTYPTFGKDRRHEVYREGILMGYRYYDAKQLAVRFPFGHGLSYTTFAYQNLTINENHDDVAVSFDLENTGSQAGKEVAQIYVANHASQTIMPVDELRDFVKVELQPGETKHLTVKLSRRAFAWYNPENETWEADNGQYEILVGSSSRDMRLRQKFELTIGTNPLGKITDETYVGELMENADERIKQIIAEMNLTATFDKLMSPELAPVFANIPLRSLTMADIDAETVHELLQKLNELD; translated from the coding sequence ATGACAAAAGTAGACTTGAATTTTGTTGAGGGCCTGACGCTGGAAGAACGCGCCGACCTGGTTTCAGGAACGGATTTTTGGTTTACGGCCAAGGTTTCAGGAATGGACCCCATGCTGATGACGGATGGTCCTTCTGGCTTGCGCAAACAGGTCAACGTGCACAGTGCCATGGATCAAAGTATTGAAGCCGTGTGTTTTCCTTGTTCGGCATTGACCGCCAGCTCATTTGATGATCAGATGCTGGAAAAACTGGGTGAACAGTTGGGAACGGCTGCTCGTGCTGAAAAAATCGGTGTGCTGCTGGGGCCTGGGGTCAACATCAAGCGCAGTCCATTAGCCGGCCGTAATTTTGAATATTTCTCTGAAGATCCGCTGCTGGCCGGCCGGATGGGAACGGCCTACGTCAAGGGGGTTCAGAGCACTGGCGTTGGTGTCAGCGTTAAGCATTTTGCCACCAATAACCGTGAAGATCAGCGCTTCACCAATTCATCGGATGTTGATGAACGAACGCTGCGTGAGATCTATCTGGCACAGTTTGAGCGCATCGTGAAGCAGGCACACCCAGCCACGATCATGTGCTCTTATAATAAGCTTAATGGCGTTCAGGTATCGCAAAACCAGCGTCTTTTAACCAATATTCTGCGTGACGAATGGGGCTATCAAGGTCTGGTCATGTCAGACTGGGGCGCCGTGGTTGATCATACGGCTGCGATCAAGGCTGGCTTGGATCTGGAAATGCCAGGCAAAGGGGAAGCCTCAAAAGAAGAAATCATCCGAGCCGTTAAGGAGGGCCGTCTTCAAGAGTCAACGCTGAACCGTTCCGCACTGCGCGTTTTAGAAATGGCTGAGCGTTATGGTCATCCAAAGACGCCAGCGCCGGTATATGATATGGAAGCGCAGCATGAGTTTGCCCGTCAGCTGGCTGATGACAGTATCGTCTTGCTGAAAAACGAAAATCAGGAGCTGCCATTAAGCGATTCCGCCAAGCTGGCAGTAATTGGCGAGCTGGCCCAAAAGCCGCGTTTTGAAGGTGGCGGCAGCTCGCATGTCAATGCTCATCGCGTGGTAACGCCAAAAGAAGCAATGCCTGATCATGCCGTTTATGCACAGGGCTATCGTTTGGACAGTGATCAAGCGGATGAACAGCTGACTAAAGAGGCAATGGAGCTGGCCAAAAACAGCGATCAAGTGGTCTTTTTTGCTGGTTTCCCTGAAACAATGGAATCAGAAGGTTTTGACAAACAGTCCATCAGTCTGCCAGCCAACCAGAATGAATTGATTGAACAGCTGCTGACGGTCAACCCGCACGTGATCGTGGTTCTTCAAAACGGTTCGGCAGTTGAGATGCCTTGGGAACCAAAGACGCCAGCTGTTGTTGAGACTTATCTGGCTGGTGAGGCAGTCGGTGAGGCTACCTGGGATATTTTGTCTGGCAGAGTCAATCCTTCTGGCAAGCTTTCGGAAACCTTCCCTAAGCAGCTAGCCGACAATCCAACCTATCCAACCTTTGGCAAGGATCGTCGGCATGAGGTCTATCGAGAAGGCATCTTAATGGGATATCGCTACTATGATGCCAAGCAGCTGGCCGTGCGCTTCCCATTTGGTCATGGCTTAAGCTATACGACGTTTGCCTATCAAAACCTGACGATCAATGAAAACCATGATGACGTTGCAGTCAGCTTTGATCTGGAAAACACGGGCAGTCAGGCAGGTAAGGAAGTTGCTCAGATCTATGTGGCCAATCACGCCAGTCAGACGATCATGCCGGTTGATGAACTGCGCGACTTCGTTAAAGTTGAGCTGCAGCCTGGCGAGACCAAGCATCTGACCGTTAAGCTCTCACGACGCGCGTTTGCCTGGTACAACCCAGAAAATGAAACCTGGGAAGCCGATAACGGTCAATATGAGATCTTAGTCGGCAGCTCGTCGCGTGACATGCGGCTGCGGCAAAAATTTGAGCTGACGATTGGGACGAATCCGCTTGGCAAGATTACCGATGAGACCTACGTTGGCGAATTGATGGAAAATGCTGACGAACGAATCAAGCAGATCATTGCTGAAATGAATTTGACAGCTACATTTGACAAGTTGATGTCGCCTGAACTGGCACCGGTTTTTGCCAATATTCCTCTGCGTTCATTGACGATGGCAGATATTGATGCTGAAACGGTTCATGAGCTGCTGCAGAAACTAAATGAGCTGGATTAG
- a CDS encoding beta-galactosidase: protein MKQLLYGVAYYFEYLPYDRIDQDIEMMKAAGINVVRIGESTWSTYEPHDGEFDFSKLIYTLDKMDKNGMKVIVGTPTYAFPTWLAKEYPDVLVERQGNRLPYGARQIMDITNPTFRFYAERIIRQMMQVTREYDNVIGYQVDNETKHYGTSSRNVQAGFVDYLKQAFNGDLDALNAEFGLDYWSNRINAWEDFPNVNGTINGSLAGEFAKYQRQLVTDYLAWQTAIVREYTHDNQFITHNFDFEWRGYSYGVQPDVDHFAVAKPLDVVGIDVYHPSQRQLTGAEISFAGDIARSIKQQNYLVLETQAQAFKTWTPYPGQLFQLAFSHVASGANMVEYWHWHSIHNSFETYWKGLLSHDFQPNPVYNEAKKVGAAFKKLSADLINLKHTAKVAFVVDNASLTATSGPWMEFGIGEDAKYNDVFRRLYDAFYRQNIATDVLDPKLIDPAKYDLLVVPMLYTATDEFLQKLNDYVENGGHVLYTFKDGVANEHVKVRTTRQPGIISQAVGAHYEMFVDPNGEGLADSAGVFKDVDGQISNWAELLETDGAKVLATYDHHWKSYAAITENKFGKGMTWYLGCWPNEAIVMRLVEHIVAVLGLAGSYQVQFPLIVKSGINEQAEKIDFIFNYSDENQAIIMPFAATELLTDTSVAAGQEVELAPWDVKIMKRG, encoded by the coding sequence ATGAAACAGTTGTTATATGGGGTTGCTTATTATTTCGAATATCTCCCTTACGATCGCATTGATCAAGACATTGAAATGATGAAGGCAGCCGGAATCAATGTGGTTCGCATTGGTGAAAGTACCTGGAGCACCTATGAGCCGCATGATGGTGAATTTGATTTCAGTAAATTGATTTATACTTTGGATAAAATGGATAAAAACGGTATGAAAGTAATAGTTGGTACGCCAACCTATGCTTTTCCAACCTGGCTGGCGAAAGAATATCCGGATGTGTTAGTTGAACGACAAGGAAATCGTCTGCCATATGGTGCTCGTCAGATTATGGACATTACCAATCCGACCTTCCGTTTTTATGCTGAGCGAATCATTCGGCAGATGATGCAGGTAACGCGTGAGTATGATAACGTGATCGGCTATCAGGTTGACAATGAGACCAAGCATTATGGAACTTCCAGCCGCAACGTGCAGGCCGGCTTTGTCGATTATCTAAAGCAGGCGTTTAATGGTGATCTGGATGCTTTGAACGCCGAATTTGGCTTGGACTACTGGTCAAACCGGATTAATGCCTGGGAAGACTTTCCAAACGTTAATGGAACGATCAATGGCAGCTTGGCCGGTGAATTTGCCAAGTATCAACGCCAGCTGGTGACCGATTATCTGGCATGGCAGACGGCGATCGTGCGCGAGTATACGCATGATAATCAATTCATTACGCACAACTTTGATTTTGAATGGCGCGGCTATTCGTATGGGGTACAGCCCGACGTTGATCATTTCGCAGTTGCCAAGCCTTTAGACGTTGTGGGAATCGATGTCTATCATCCTTCTCAGCGTCAGTTGACAGGGGCCGAAATCTCTTTTGCTGGTGACATCGCTCGTTCGATCAAGCAGCAGAACTACCTGGTCTTAGAAACGCAGGCTCAGGCATTTAAGACTTGGACGCCATACCCTGGCCAGCTTTTCCAATTGGCCTTCTCACATGTTGCCAGTGGTGCCAACATGGTTGAATACTGGCACTGGCATTCAATTCACAATTCGTTTGAGACTTATTGGAAAGGGCTCTTAAGTCATGATTTCCAACCGAATCCAGTTTATAACGAAGCCAAAAAAGTCGGAGCGGCCTTTAAAAAGCTGTCAGCTGATCTGATCAATCTCAAACACACGGCCAAGGTTGCTTTTGTCGTTGATAATGCCAGTCTGACGGCAACATCTGGACCGTGGATGGAATTTGGCATTGGTGAGGACGCCAAATATAATGACGTTTTCCGTCGCTTGTATGATGCTTTCTATCGTCAAAACATCGCTACCGACGTCTTGGATCCTAAGCTGATTGATCCGGCAAAGTATGATCTGTTGGTCGTACCGATGCTTTATACGGCAACCGATGAGTTCTTACAGAAACTGAATGACTACGTTGAAAATGGCGGCCATGTTCTCTACACGTTTAAAGATGGTGTTGCCAACGAGCACGTCAAGGTTAGAACGACTCGACAGCCGGGCATCATCAGCCAAGCAGTGGGCGCGCATTATGAAATGTTTGTCGACCCGAATGGCGAAGGCTTAGCTGACAGTGCTGGCGTCTTTAAGGATGTTGATGGTCAGATCAGCAACTGGGCTGAGCTTTTGGAAACTGATGGCGCGAAGGTTTTGGCTACCTATGATCATCACTGGAAATCATACGCGGCCATTACTGAAAATAAGTTTGGCAAAGGGATGACCTGGTATCTGGGCTGCTGGCCAAATGAAGCCATCGTTATGCGCCTGGTTGAGCATATCGTTGCCGTGTTAGGCCTGGCTGGCAGCTATCAGGTCCAATTCCCATTGATCGTTAAGAGCGGCATTAATGAACAGGCAGAAAAGATTGATTTTATTTTTAATTATTCAGATGAGAACCAAGCGATCATAATGCCGTTTGCGGCCACTGAGCTGCTGACTGATACCTCAGTGGCGGCCGGTCAAGAAGTTGAATTGGCACCATGGGACGTCAAGATTATGAAAAGAGGATAA
- a CDS encoding helix-turn-helix domain-containing protein, which translates to MTESLKFLQNMQEITQLEIDQLNAAGQLTDVWNRPAIVKLPDSHLKKLAAVAFEPGIFLLAPSSVIRGALLVDSKRRLLIWQNLRSCTQHHLEQAGSAIWFGLNQHWPKIHKTFENELPLPEHILENHNSYELEKRMLSAVRNGDDSSYQHYFRLLTSSGAFGQVAKDRLRNQKNLLICHITLLTRQAIEGGLAPNEAFALSDQLCQQVESLQTIEQLNARLQAIGQIFIQRIQKNQQAQNSQKGLLTQKIEAALRDHCGQNYSLDDLAHDLQRDKYYLAHLYKQETGQTIKQYENSYRISRFKSMLLWTDQPITEIAAVLGFATPNYASRCFKKIVGIAPQQYRQRHQLNLLQQ; encoded by the coding sequence ATGACCGAATCATTAAAATTTCTCCAAAACATGCAGGAAATCACTCAACTAGAAATCGATCAGCTGAATGCAGCCGGTCAGCTTACCGATGTCTGGAACCGGCCGGCAATTGTCAAGCTGCCTGACTCACATCTGAAAAAACTGGCTGCTGTCGCTTTTGAACCTGGAATTTTTTTGCTGGCGCCCAGTTCCGTGATTAGAGGCGCCTTACTGGTTGATTCAAAACGACGGCTTTTGATCTGGCAAAATCTGCGCAGCTGTACTCAGCATCATTTGGAGCAGGCCGGCAGCGCCATCTGGTTCGGGCTCAACCAGCATTGGCCAAAAATTCATAAAACATTTGAAAACGAGCTGCCATTACCAGAACACATTTTAGAAAACCATAACAGCTATGAACTGGAAAAAAGAATGCTGAGCGCGGTTCGCAACGGTGATGATTCAAGCTATCAGCATTATTTTCGCCTTTTAACCAGTTCAGGGGCTTTTGGTCAGGTTGCCAAGGATCGGCTGCGCAATCAAAAAAATCTTTTGATCTGCCACATCACTTTGCTGACCAGACAGGCAATTGAAGGCGGTCTTGCCCCCAACGAAGCGTTTGCTCTTTCTGATCAGCTCTGCCAGCAGGTTGAGAGTCTGCAGACGATTGAGCAGCTAAACGCGCGGCTGCAGGCAATCGGTCAGATCTTTATTCAGCGCATTCAAAAAAATCAGCAGGCACAGAATAGTCAAAAGGGCCTGCTGACGCAAAAAATCGAGGCTGCCCTTCGCGATCACTGCGGCCAAAACTATTCTTTAGATGACCTGGCTCATGATCTGCAGCGCGACAAATATTATCTGGCCCATCTTTACAAGCAGGAAACCGGCCAGACGATCAAGCAATACGAAAACTCATATCGAATCAGCCGTTTTAAATCCATGCTGCTCTGGACCGATCAGCCAATTACTGAAATTGCTGCCGTCCTTGGCTTTGCAACCCCCAACTATGCCTCGCGCTGCTTTAAAAAAATCGTCGGTATTGCACCGCAGCAGTACCGCCAGCGCCACCAGCTGAATCTTTTGCAGCAATAA
- a CDS encoding AraC family transcriptional regulator, with protein MQKYQSKILQNAIRLPAINWNLSFFGGHFQHVNAGWHVGIEQHLAFEVIQILSGQERVNLHRKSYLLTAGDILIIPPNLAHDITCVEEMDYFNFHFDLDDAGFIRLLIENGLIYYPNATQQNMALQPSLQALNQLVDPTMDYSFESKLLIQRYLTDFLLALIHQTGTHSSAYNLNQLSYASSIASEVKEQLELQIHVYLTEGIDPREVGRLTIEQIISTLQISPSYGFELFKSVYGESPRAYLSKLKLQKAQQLLLMPKLSIGEISTALGYQEASHFSRQFKRWCGQTPMQYRQTAKKHSQEQAK; from the coding sequence ATGCAAAAATATCAATCAAAAATTCTGCAAAATGCAATCCGCCTGCCTGCCATCAATTGGAATCTTTCTTTTTTCGGCGGCCATTTTCAACATGTCAATGCTGGCTGGCATGTCGGCATCGAACAGCATCTGGCTTTTGAGGTGATTCAGATTCTTTCAGGTCAGGAACGCGTCAACCTGCATCGTAAATCCTACCTACTGACGGCTGGCGATATTCTGATTATCCCGCCCAACCTGGCCCATGACATTACCTGTGTTGAAGAGATGGACTATTTCAACTTTCACTTTGACCTGGATGATGCCGGCTTCATTCGCCTGTTGATCGAAAACGGTTTGATCTATTACCCAAACGCCACTCAGCAAAACATGGCCCTGCAGCCCAGTCTGCAGGCACTAAATCAGTTGGTTGACCCAACCATGGACTATTCGTTTGAAAGCAAGCTTTTGATCCAGCGCTATCTTACCGATTTTTTGCTGGCTTTGATTCATCAGACCGGCACGCATTCATCAGCCTATAACCTAAATCAGCTGTCCTATGCCTCATCAATTGCCAGCGAGGTTAAAGAACAGCTCGAACTGCAGATCCATGTTTACCTGACTGAGGGAATTGACCCGCGCGAGGTTGGCAGATTGACGATTGAACAGATCATCAGCACGCTGCAAATCAGTCCCAGCTATGGCTTTGAATTATTTAAAAGCGTCTATGGCGAGTCGCCGCGAGCCTATCTTTCTAAGCTCAAACTGCAAAAAGCCCAGCAGCTGCTGTTGATGCCCAAGCTTTCAATCGGTGAGATCAGTACAGCGCTGGGTTACCAGGAAGCCTCCCATTTTTCCCGCCAGTTCAAGCGCTGGTGTGGTCAAACGCCAATGCAGTACCGCCAGACTGCCAAGAAGCATTCACAAGAACAAGCCAAATAA
- a CDS encoding FGGY-family carbohydrate kinase: MDQEQIKTKIENAQTALGIELGSTRIKTVLVTNDFQTIASGDYVWENELDHHIWTYPIEKVWEGIQTSYAKMAAEISEKYDLKLTRIGAIGISAMMHGYMPFNKENQLLVPFRTWRNNITGQAAAKLTELFDFNIPERWSIAHLYQAILNHEEHVKDIDFITTLDGYVTWQLTGEKTTGIGDASGMFPIDEATHDYDAAMLDKFASLPEVDQYDWDIKEILPKVLVAGETAGHLTAAGAKKLDPSGLLQPGSLLAPSEGDAGTGMVATNAVRKRTGNISAGTSAFSMVVLDQKLSQVHRDIDLVTTPDGAPVAMVHTNNCSSDINAWAAVFNQFARLLGVTLSPNELYEKLFDASLRGEQDGGGLVNFSYLSGENITRVDEGRPLLVRKPDSRFNLANLFKVQLYSAFAPLKIGMDILLREEHIRTDVLIAQGGLFKTPVVAQQVLADALNTPISVMSNAGEGGPWGMAVLALYAADSHGKDLADFLDDEVFANQEIATLSPEPESVKGYEKFIDNYKQAMPAEKAAGESMKLD; this comes from the coding sequence ATGGATCAAGAACAAATCAAGACAAAGATTGAAAATGCCCAGACAGCCCTGGGGATTGAGCTGGGGTCGACACGCATTAAAACGGTTCTGGTTACGAATGATTTTCAGACGATTGCCAGTGGAGACTACGTATGGGAAAACGAATTGGATCATCATATCTGGACCTATCCAATAGAAAAGGTCTGGGAAGGGATTCAGACCAGCTATGCCAAGATGGCTGCTGAAATCAGTGAAAAATATGATCTAAAGCTGACTAGAATCGGTGCGATCGGCATCAGCGCCATGATGCACGGCTATATGCCATTTAATAAGGAAAACCAGCTGCTGGTCCCATTTAGAACCTGGCGCAACAACATTACTGGTCAAGCAGCTGCCAAACTGACGGAACTGTTTGATTTTAATATTCCAGAACGCTGGAGTATCGCGCATCTTTACCAGGCAATCTTAAATCATGAAGAACATGTAAAAGACATTGACTTTATCACGACGCTGGATGGTTACGTAACCTGGCAGCTGACGGGAGAAAAGACGACGGGAATTGGCGACGCCTCAGGAATGTTTCCGATTGATGAGGCTACGCATGACTATGATGCTGCAATGCTGGATAAGTTTGCCAGTCTGCCGGAAGTTGATCAATATGACTGGGATATCAAGGAAATCCTGCCTAAGGTCTTGGTGGCAGGCGAAACGGCTGGTCATTTGACGGCGGCTGGGGCTAAAAAGCTGGATCCAAGCGGTCTGCTGCAGCCCGGCTCGCTTTTGGCACCAAGCGAAGGTGACGCTGGAACTGGTATGGTTGCCACTAATGCTGTTCGTAAGCGCACCGGCAATATTTCAGCCGGGACGTCGGCATTTTCGATGGTTGTCCTGGATCAAAAACTCAGCCAGGTTCACCGTGATATCGATCTGGTTACCACGCCGGATGGAGCGCCGGTTGCGATGGTTCACACCAATAACTGCTCGTCTGACATCAACGCCTGGGCGGCAGTCTTCAATCAATTCGCGCGGCTGCTTGGTGTTACGCTGTCGCCAAACGAATTGTATGAAAAACTGTTTGATGCCTCGCTGCGCGGTGAGCAGGATGGCGGCGGGCTGGTCAACTTCAGCTATCTGTCTGGTGAAAACATCACGCGGGTTGATGAAGGACGGCCGCTGCTGGTTCGCAAGCCGGACAGCCGGTTTAATCTGGCCAACCTGTTTAAGGTCCAGCTCTATTCTGCGTTTGCGCCATTAAAGATCGGCATGGACATTCTGCTGCGCGAGGAACATATCCGCACTGATGTCTTGATTGCACAGGGTGGTTTGTTTAAGACGCCGGTCGTTGCCCAACAAGTCTTGGCTGATGCCTTAAACACGCCAATCAGCGTCATGAGCAATGCTGGTGAAGGTGGTCCATGGGGCATGGCGGTACTGGCTTTGTATGCTGCTGACAGTCATGGTAAAGACCTGGCTGATTTTCTTGATGACGAGGTCTTTGCCAATCAGGAAATCGCTACGCTGTCGCCAGAGCCGGAAAGCGTTAAGGGCTACGAGAAGTTTATCGACAACTATAAGCAGGCAATGCCGGCTGAAAAAGCAGCTGGTGAGTCAATGAAGCTGGATTAA